In Granulicella mallensis MP5ACTX8, the sequence CCTGGCGAACCAAGATTGCCCTGGAAGGTTGCGGCGCTGGGATTGCCGGAGGTATCTCCAAAGTTAGAGAAGTTAGCAATATTGTAGAAAGCGACCTTCGGTTCGAGCGTTACGGCATCGCCGAGTGTATGCACGTAGTGACCTAAACGAATCGGGTAGGCGAACGTGAGATCGACCTGCCGGTAATCGGCATTGCCAGGAGCCACACCATTCTGGATGGAATTGACCAGTGGCTGCACCGTACCACCGAGGGCGATGAGTTGGGCCTGGGTGAGAAGACCGCTACCGACCAGCACCTTGCCTGCCGGTGTGAGCGAGCCTGCCACGGTCGAGTTGAAGTTGTTGATGTAGTGAGATAGATTGCTGGGCTTGATGCGGTGCATGTAGTCGCCAGGCATTGTCCCCGGAGCAAGGTCACCCGTCGTTCCATCGCCGGTCAAATCGGAACGATAGATGTTGCCGACAGCAGAAGCGGTATTGTCCAGCGTCAGCGTCTGCGGAAGCGCCGAGTAGAAATGACCGATGATCCCAACCTCCGGACCGTACTTCAGCAGGAAGGAGCCTCCGAATGAGACCTGGTGTTTACGGTCGAGTTCGGAACGGCCCATGTAAGCGGTCGGATGGTCATTGTCGAAGGAGAGGTTGTTGAAGAACTGGTCTCCCGTGGTGTTGTTCGAGGTCGAAAGGATGCGGGACAGATTGTAGGAGACCTGAAGATTGGAGCGCTCGATGCCCCGTATAGGATGTGACGACTGTTGGCGGAAGACGACCTGAAGCGCATCGTAGCCAGACCGGCCAACCGGGAGGATAAAAGAGCCGCTACCCAGAAGCGGGTTCTGGCCAGGGAATGCCGCGCCGGTTGCAACCGTCTTGCCATTGCTCGCTGGCGAGTTGGCTCCAAGGAACTCCTTGGCCCCGTCCAATCCCTTGCCGGCAAAGTCGTCGATTGTCGCTCCGTTAGCAATGGCGCAGTTAATAGCTGCCGAAGTGTATCCCTGCGGACACATGGGATAACCGGCGTAATTGTTCGCCGGATCCGGCGCAAGTGTGGCCGCAATTGCATTCTGCGCCGCAGTGGGGTTGAAGTAGCGAGCGGCGCCAAGGTGGTTGACGTCCAAGAGCTGCCCGACCTTCAGAGTGCTGTTGTGGATGTAATCCACGGAGAGGACAGCGCCCTTGAAAAGCTCATGCTGCGCGCCGAGATTCCACTGTTCCGAGTAAGGCGTACGGTAGGGAGCGCCATAGATTCCGCTGGCGCTCAAGGTTTCTCCGATGAAGCCGCTATTGGTGCCCTGAGGATTTTTCGCTGCGATGCTCTGGAAACTTTGTGAAAGCGCAAGGACGTACGGGGCTGCCTGGCCAACAGGAAGGGCGCAGATCTGGGAGATGTTCAACGTTGTTCCGTTGACCGTTGCACCGGACGTAATACTGCCGTCAGCGTTCGCATATTGGCCGGAGCAGAACGACTGTCCATCAGCCTGCGCGAAGAACGGGCCTTTGGCCAGCAGAGAGGTGCGGGCATTGGTGGTGTTATTGAAGACGTCGCCATCATAGAAGATGCCAAAGCCGGCGCGGATAACAGTTTTGTGATTGCCAGGGGCATAGGCAAAACCGATCTGCGGGCCGAAGTTGGCGTACGGCTGATGGACGCTGGGGGCGAACTGGGGACCAAACTGGCCGAGGAGCGAAGTGCTTCCAGAGCAGGGAGCCTGGTTCGGACCGCCAGCTGGGTTGTAGACGGCGGGGTCGAGGGCCGAGCACGGGATCGGCGCCACGTCCTGGTTCGCGCGGTCTGTATCGACAGACCAGCGCAGACCGGCGCTGAGGGTAAAGTTGGGGGTTACCTTCCAGCCGTCCGCCACATAAGCACCTTCGCGCCAGTCGTGAGTACCGCCGCCAATCAGGCCGAATCCGGGATTTTCCGTGAAGAAGCCGAGATTGTTGCCGATGGCAATCGTGCTGGCATGGTAGCCGTTGAGAGGATCGGAGGGACAGGCAGCCGCGCCTACGACATTGCCGCAACCAGGCGCTGTCGGATCCCCATCGACCGGTCCGGTAAACAAGGTGGCAGAGTTTTCGCGAAGCCGGGGACCAAGGCCGAAGAAGTTAGCAAAACCGCCGCCGAGGATGTGATTGATGCTGTAACCGAAACGGATGGTATGCGCACCCTTGGTCCAGGAACCGTCATAACGAGCCTGGGCGTCCGTCTGGAACGTGCCCTGCGGGGCATCGACGTTCGGCCCGGTGGCCAGCAGAGGCGATGTGCCGGCAACATTCTGCAAGGCGATGCCGGGGATCAGGTCCAGCGGAGATGAGGTTGAGGTGTCGCTGATGAGATTATGGAATTTTTCGTAGCTTCCACGGAAGGAGTGCGTAAAGTGACCGAGTTGGAAGTCTGCGCCACCCGCGATGCCCGGCGTATTGTCGCGATTCGCATAGGTCTCGAACTGCTCACCAAAGTTGCCGGCAACCGAGTTGACGTTATAGTTCACGCGGGCGAAGTAGTGACCGCCGAAAGGACCGTTGTAGTCCAGACGAATCGTTGAATAGGTTTCCCGATAGGAGAAAGGAATATTCAGGTTTTGGTATTGGGGGAAGATCGACGAAACACCTGCTGCCTGCGAGGCGTCCTGCTTGATGCGCTCGGCGTTGCCGAAGAAGAAGAGTTTGTCTTTGAAGATCGGGCCGCCAAGAGAGCCGCCAAACTGGTTCCGCTGGAAGGGGGTCTGGGTGCCAAACTCCGTGGCAAAGCCCGCACGGGAATCCTGGAAGTTGTAGAACAGTTCACCGTGGAAGCCGTTGGTACCGGATTTGGTAGCAACCAGAACCTGTCCAGTCGAGGTGACCTCGCCGGAGACGTCCTGCGTTGAACGGTTTAACTGAAATTCGCCGATGGAGCCCTGCGACACGTTGAAGATGGTGGTACCGACGGTTTCGTCGGTGATGTCCTGACCATCGAGAAGGATACGAGTGGTGCGTCCCGCAATACCACCGATGGACAAGGCCGAGTAGCCAGCCTTCGTAGGATCGAAGGAACCGCCAGACTGCAGAATGACGCCGGGTTCGATCTGGGCCACATCGAGGAAGTTACGGCCATTGATGGGAAGCGAGCTAATCTGCTGAGAGGTCAACACATCGCTGACACCCGGTTGATCGGTGTTAACCTGGACACCGCCCGCGCTAACTTCAACGGTTTCAGTCGATTTGCCTACCGTGAGCTTGTAGGTCCCGGTGGTGGCTGTACCGATGCGGATCGACGTATTGATCGCAAGCGTTTCGAATCCGGACATGCTCACCGTGACCTTATAGGAGCCTGGAAGCAATGGGCCAACCGCATAGTAGCCGGAGCCGTCCGTCTTGGCTTCTTTTACCGAACCTGTATCGACGTTGCGAACGCTGATCTGCGCACCCGGTATGGCCGCGCCACTAGGGTCCGTAATGGTCCCCTCAATCGATCCACCATTGGTTGAGGTCACCTGGCCGTAAGCAATCGTCAGTGACGCCATGAGCACAACTAAAAGCGCAAAAATTTTCTTCATAAGTCCGTTTATCCTCAGCAAAGAAAGCAGCCCCTATGGAGACATTCGCAGGCATCGCGAACACCACGTACAAAGTGTCTGTTTATGAAACTTGCGATTAGCCTTGCACGTCTTATACCAAACATAAAAACCGGGGAATACTGAGGATATTCCGATCTGCAAAGTTATCGGACTGCGGGATACTACACTTTATAACGAGTGTTACTTATCAAAACTATGTAATTTTGTATTCACGGCTCAGCTCTTCAGTGTTCCAACCTCTAGAGTCATGATCATTCCGCCCTCAAAACATCCACCGCGCAGCCTCATCCAGCCGGACGCGGGCTGGAACAAGAGGGTCTTCGCACTCGGAATGACAGAAGAAAGAGCGAAAGCCAACCCTGCTCAACCTGCGTTAACATCATCCGCATGAGCACACTCTCCCGCCGCGATCTCTGTCAGAGTCTTCCCCTACTGGCGCTTCTCCCCACATTGAGCGCCCATGCCCAGACCCCGCAAACCGCAGGCGAACCAGCGGCCGCCGCCGACTGCACAATGCTCACCACCTGCGAGGCAATTCCCACGATCCCTGGCACCTCCACTCATCCGGGAATTACGAGCCATGGAATCCTTCACGGCCAGATCCCCGGCATCACGCACATCGAGGTCCACGAGACCAAGCTCGATCCCGGCAAGGCCCCTCATCCGCCGCATCGCCATCCGCACGCCGAACTGATGCTCATCCGCGAGGGCTCGCTCGAGTTCACCTCCGACGCTCCGCCCGTAACCATCACCGCCGGAGGCACGATCTACTGCGCCCCCAACCAGCTCCATGGCATCCACAATAATGGCAATACGCAGACCGTTTACTACGTCGTGGAGATCGGTGGCCAGCAGCCCTGCACGAAATAGCGGCGGGGCCGGATAAACTGGAGGTTCATCGCGCTTCAGGTTTATCGCGCTTCAAGGAGATCCATGTTCAAGGCCAGTCGCTTTGAGTACCGCTTCCGTTTTCTGATTCACGCCTTGATCTTCACGCTGGCCTTCTGGGCGCCGTGGGTCGAGTGGATCCCGGGGCTCGACCTGACGCGCAAGACGACCTGGCTGGTCGCGTCGTTCTGGCTATCGCTCCATGGCTGGATGAGCTTCCAGGTCGCGACGATTGTCCTGCTGGTGGTCGCGCTGCTCTTTACCGGCCTCGGAGCGTGGCTGCGCACCTGGGGAGCGGCGTACGTGGGTGTGGGAGTTGTGGCCTCACGCGCGATGCACGGCACAGCCATGCTGACCGATGGGCCCTATCGCCGGACGCGCAATCCGCTCTACCTGGGCACGCTGCTTCACACCATCGGCATTGCGATCCTGATGCCTCCAAGCGGTGCGATCTTTGCGATCATACTGATCTGGGTCTTTCAGATTCGCCTGGCACTTGCTGAGGAGCCGTTTCTCGCGGCGCAGTTCGGCCAGCCCTATCTCAAC encodes:
- a CDS encoding TonB-dependent receptor; the encoded protein is MKKIFALLVVLMASLTIAYGQVTSTNGGSIEGTITDPSGAAIPGAQISVRNVDTGSVKEAKTDGSGYYAVGPLLPGSYKVTVSMSGFETLAINTSIRIGTATTGTYKLTVGKSTETVEVSAGGVQVNTDQPGVSDVLTSQQISSLPINGRNFLDVAQIEPGVILQSGGSFDPTKAGYSALSIGGIAGRTTRILLDGQDITDETVGTTIFNVSQGSIGEFQLNRSTQDVSGEVTSTGQVLVATKSGTNGFHGELFYNFQDSRAGFATEFGTQTPFQRNQFGGSLGGPIFKDKLFFFGNAERIKQDASQAAGVSSIFPQYQNLNIPFSYRETYSTIRLDYNGPFGGHYFARVNYNVNSVAGNFGEQFETYANRDNTPGIAGGADFQLGHFTHSFRGSYEKFHNLISDTSTSSPLDLIPGIALQNVAGTSPLLATGPNVDAPQGTFQTDAQARYDGSWTKGAHTIRFGYSINHILGGGFANFFGLGPRLRENSATLFTGPVDGDPTAPGCGNVVGAAACPSDPLNGYHASTIAIGNNLGFFTENPGFGLIGGGTHDWREGAYVADGWKVTPNFTLSAGLRWSVDTDRANQDVAPIPCSALDPAVYNPAGGPNQAPCSGSTSLLGQFGPQFAPSVHQPYANFGPQIGFAYAPGNHKTVIRAGFGIFYDGDVFNNTTNARTSLLAKGPFFAQADGQSFCSGQYANADGSITSGATVNGTTLNISQICALPVGQAAPYVLALSQSFQSIAAKNPQGTNSGFIGETLSASGIYGAPYRTPYSEQWNLGAQHELFKGAVLSVDYIHNSTLKVGQLLDVNHLGAARYFNPTAAQNAIAATLAPDPANNYAGYPMCPQGYTSAAINCAIANGATIDDFAGKGLDGAKEFLGANSPASNGKTVATGAAFPGQNPLLGSGSFILPVGRSGYDALQVVFRQQSSHPIRGIERSNLQVSYNLSRILSTSNNTTGDQFFNNLSFDNDHPTAYMGRSELDRKHQVSFGGSFLLKYGPEVGIIGHFYSALPQTLTLDNTASAVGNIYRSDLTGDGTTGDLAPGTMPGDYMHRIKPSNLSHYINNFNSTVAGSLTPAGKVLVGSGLLTQAQLIALGGTVQPLVNSIQNGVAPGNADYRQVDLTFAYPIRLGHYVHTLGDAVTLEPKVAFYNIANFSNFGDTSGNPSAATFQGNLGSPGPGSVNGPTFNNGQDVQNAYRVSRQSGTFDQGAPRTIEFQLQLSF
- a CDS encoding cupin domain-containing protein; the protein is MSTLSRRDLCQSLPLLALLPTLSAHAQTPQTAGEPAAAADCTMLTTCEAIPTIPGTSTHPGITSHGILHGQIPGITHIEVHETKLDPGKAPHPPHRHPHAELMLIREGSLEFTSDAPPVTITAGGTIYCAPNQLHGIHNNGNTQTVYYVVEIGGQQPCTK
- a CDS encoding methyltransferase family protein, whose protein sequence is MFKASRFEYRFRFLIHALIFTLAFWAPWVEWIPGLDLTRKTTWLVASFWLSLHGWMSFQVATIVLLVVALLFTGLGAWLRTWGAAYVGVGVVASRAMHGTAMLTDGPYRRTRNPLYLGTLLHTIGIAILMPPSGAIFAIILIWVFQIRLALAEEPFLAAQFGQPYLNYAAAVPRFLPYPTPRAEAAGASPRWGQAVLGELYFIAVFAVLAVLGWNFNAQWLRQGILISLGVWLVARAFMPAAKAETVAA